The Sabethes cyaneus chromosome 1, idSabCyanKW18_F2, whole genome shotgun sequence DNA segment caaaatgaaagACTTGGGACCAGCCAAGCAGGTACTCGGACTAAGAGTTAGCAGATCAAATGGGGATATCACGATTGATCAAGAACAATACATCGATGAATTGTTATCTAAATTTCATTTGACCGATTGTAACGTTGCGCTGACTCCACTGGATGTGAACCAGCGTCTAACTAAGGAAATGTGTCCAGCGAATGAAGACGAACGGGAAAAGATGAGGAACATTCCGTACAAAGAGCTTGTTGGTGGAATTCAATTTATTGCGCAATGTACAAGACCGGATATTAGTCATGCGGTCAGCTTGGTCAGCAGCTACTGCAGCAACCCTGGACCAGCCCATTGGATAGCAGCTAAAAGAATTCTTCGGTATTTGAAGGGTACAAAACATGAGAAGCTGAAGTATTTACCAAACAAAGATAGCAATTTCTATGGCTACAGCGATGCAGACTGGGGAAATGATCCAGACACACGACGATCTGTTAGTGGATATGTTTTCCTGCAGAATGGTGGAGCAGTCAGTTGGAATTCGAAAAGGCAACCCACTGTTGCACTTTCTACTACCGAAGCTGAGTACATGGCTTTATCGACAGCGACACAGGAAGCAATGTGGTGGAGAGGATttcttttcgagcttcatgggaCTAATCAAGCAGTAGTAATCAAATGTGATAACAAAAGTGCAATTAGTTTGGCGGAGCATGATGTAGGCTACTCGGCACGAAGCAAACACATCGATATTAGACATCATTACGTCCGTGAACAAGTCGAAAGGAAATTGATTAAACTAGAGTATGTTGCATCAAATCTTCAAGCGGCGGATATCCTTACCAAATCTTTACCTGGTCCGAAGCAAAATGAAGACAGAAAGATACTTGGGGTATCCTAGTTTAACGCTTAAGGGGTGATGATAGAATAGTAAGCGTTGACTTGTAATATGTTATAGTTAGTTCACAATATAATTGTCGTTCAACCTGATCAGTCGCACTTTTACTTTGCTatcacaaacagacataactcttggaagaaaaatcaacaaaaaatatcgtacctcacatttagcctgaacaccagcaccatctatgatagacattcccatatatcaaatagcaacaggagtatctctcgaagtagcaagtattttttatggggaattccctttctttcgtcaaaaagcgccagtttgacggagacggagacattcccaactaagctcaaatttgaaatgacggtttaatgggtacgaagaatggaaaacgagtgttatgtctgtttgtctgtggtttcaGTCTACAGAAAAGAATGCActtctccggcatttgttcttcttgCCAGATCCGGACGATGATCcaatggattgcttcgtacagccatttgctccccgcttttagaagttcagccgagaTACCGTCTTTCCGAGCAGCCTTACAATTTTTTCTACTCAATGATTGCCTTTGTAGCCTTTTCCTgtattggtggctccacagcttgaccatcgctaaCAATCGCTTTTTTCTGTTCCTGCTGCTCTCCGTGTtttcctctccattcaacagcgtcCGGAAGTACTCCTTTCAGTTGGCTGCTAttgccgttttgtcagtaagtagGCTGCCAGCACTtttattgcacatcacaggcatggcaaaacgACCGCACACcacagattgacgataatatggttttgttagatactgctgtgctaatttcatggattcgagcttcgcacttttgccccgcggtattcgaacttttgccccgctagtggggtaaaagtgcgaatcggcacttgatcagaagaatgaagaatttattttcaataacactataattgcagatgatttatagttgaatgcaaagacattgagtagctgcatcacaataaaatatattttgttgttatcCTTCTTtgtatctcgcgaaaattgatcacaactccaaacatcgcacttatgccccgccctactctatagtaTGTAACTACTTAATCCAGGAGGATACCGGTATGACACATAAGCCGGAACGACGCGTAAAATTGACGGTAAATCACTAACTAATCCCAGGAAATCGAAAGAGGTGCATCTCATCTGGGACGCTGCTGCTTTCCTTGAATTCATTTCTGCTCCCAGGGTCGGACATCGTAGCTCCTTGGCCGTCAGTACGTTTCCGTTTCGTTTCGACAGTTTCCTTTTGCCATATCGAGCAATATTGCTGACATGTTCCATCAGATTAAAGTGGTGATAGAACCTGACCGCTATACACAGCGATTCCTGTAGCGCGATCCAGAAGATCCACCacaaattttacatgcaaacTATGAGCGCAACAGAATTTGCGGAACGACCCGCCTAAAGCGGCGGACGGTATCTTGAAACCTGACTACGTCGAGAACGTCATTGGCAGCTTGGCGATGGTCGATGAagcgaaatttttaatttttttttgataatgtgtccatgtccgccgcgccggtccggcagaacaaagagatgaagtcagagatctccactgctgacggctaCCCggcatggcttttacctgtctccaggacaggttctcgtctacagcccggatatcgttggctaagctgcgtcgccatgaccCTCTGGGTCTatctcttctacgctgtccttgtgcaccgacgatggagtacctagttggatatccagttgtcaggccaccggGCACGAATTATACATCGCAGGCTCCGGTTAATggatacctgcagtttttgcgttatttccactgagacgcaccacgtttcgtaggcgtacagcagtacggatttaacgtttgaattaaagattcgcgTTTTCGTACGAGcgatctggtttgagcaccaAACGTTTCGCAGACCTGCCATGGCACCCCTGACCTTCCTGTTCCGTGTggttatatcagtcttggtaccaccatcgggcgttatctggctaccaagatattgaaaggtgtctacctgctcaacttgttgtcccgctattgtgaagttggtggaattgtcagtgttcactaccatagagtTAGTTTTTACTACATTGCTGCTGCCTggaagctctcggagaggtcatctaacttgctctgcaatgTCGTCGGCATGGTCGAGGTTATTTAGCTGCTCCGTCGTCAGAGGATTTCAAGACAATCCTCGATTTaatctactgtcaattgctccaactaatttctcatccataacgatgagaaacagaagcggtgataaagccctgtctcacgccagcagtaacccttatggggtcggacaagatgccgtcgtgcaaaaccttgcgcGAGAACGCCtcatactgagcctcgatgagatgaactaccttatctggaactcctctacgcctaagtgcgccccagatgtgcttgtggttgagtcggtcgaacgccttttcgaagtcaacgaacagcaGCATAAGAGAGtcttggaattcgttgatctgctccaatataattgTGATATGGTTTACACATGATCAGCcaacacggaatccagcttgctgctgccggagagtagcgtcgatcttctcctggatccggttgaggattaccgtatagtgtactttgagaataatacagagcaacgtgatgtcacgccagttaccgcattcagttagttcTCCTTTTTTAGGTACTGTGACCAATATGccttgcatccagtccaccgcaaaagttgcggtttcccatatattgctgaaaagctgatgcatcatctgggctgacaaagatgggtcagctttgagcatttcggcttaAATACAGTATATCCCttgcgctctattggatttcatactcttgatggctgctacaatttcatccagcaatGGCACCCAGGTAGGCGTCACACGGTGCTGGTTTTGttagtctctgacatttgaaacccGGAAGAGTTggtcaaaatgttcagtccatcgcttaagctgttctgtacggtcagtcagtaactgaccagctctgtcctttagcggcatctttgtattcatcctggcaccactaaggcggcgagaaatatcgtccaacaaacggatatcaccattggcagcGGCGGTTTCCCCCTGCTCTCTTGTctcgcctacaagcacgtttaacagccctctccagttcggcgtatcgttgacgggagctgtcttagccgatctggatcgcgctcgctcaatgccggcttttgcCTCTTTCCGcttgtcgatcttcctccaagtttcatccgagttccactccctccgcccatgTTGGTGGTTGGTGGTGGGAGCTGGTGCCATATTGTCGATTCAGTCGCGCATAACAGCAACATTCTGCTTCTTCCCATCAGTTAAAAGCAATACAAAAGAGTGCCAACATTCAAACGAGTGGTGTCGTCAGAATTTACCCCATTTCGTACCTTTACAAGAATAGTCTGCTTTTTCACAGGTTTCCAATCGCTTGGATTTCTTTATATGAGGATACATGCTCAGCTCAGTACagttgaaaatagaaaagttcaTCTTTTGCGATTTATTCAAGCTACTTTAGGTTTCTATTTTGGACGATTTGCTTTAGGGAATCGAGTGTGACATCTGCGACTTCGAAAGGTGATTCAAGAAAAAGGAACGTGATTCGAACTGGATttctaattttcgaatattAGGATAAAATCATTGCAAAAACTAAAACCTAATGGTTTTTGGAGTtctaattttgatttattttaccGACAATCAACATTTCTTATATTACAATACAGAatggtttaatattttttttaaaattaatttgttaAATGTTTAGTTAAATACCATCTCAAGAATAAAGGCATTCTATTGTTACTATTGTTGAATTGTTCAACGGTACAGTTAATATTCGTTTCACAAGCATCCAAAAAATCTATTGGAATAGTTTAACCATTGAAAACAATAATGCGGTCGACTCGGTGAATACTGTATTTGAATGCATGCTTCCTTATCTCTTCACTTAAGGGAATGTTTCCTCGTCGTAAGAAGGCACATCTAGACGTACGCATGCACAACACAAATCGAAACTGCACCGAGCCAGGTGTGTGCAAATATGTACGTACAGCCATGGATGTGCGGCCCCTATCTCGAGGAATAGCCAGTGCAGCACACTAGGGGGCGCACTACTGCAATTGGGCGGTGTGAGAAACCGATCTATAATGCATTCTGCATTCGTCTGCAGGATTTGAGTTGATTAATGTTAGGTGTTTAAATGTAACGAAACAATGCTTCGAAATCCTGGTatgatttgaaaattaaaataatgtttaGTTGTGAGAAAGTTAGAGAATCAAATTATTTATGGAATTTATatcagttaatttttattaaatataatAATATCGATTGTTGATATTTCAATCATATTTCTGAATCAGAAACGGCTGCATTAAAAATTAACTGAATTAATGAGCTTCTCTTTGCTTACACTCACGGTAACAAATTGTTCAATAGATTAACAAGGAAGACTTCCTGCCGAAGAAAATTTGCGAGCGGTGCGTCAACAAAATTGAACAGTTCTTTGAATGGCGTTCGAACTGCGTGCAAACCGATGCCGTTCTTCGGAACTATGCCGATTCAATGCGAGTGGTAACGGCAACCATTAATTTCCAGGTGAGTGGTGGTAAGATCACCCTTCGCTTGTTTCATTTTAATTACGGCCGTATTTGAAAGACTAATTTGCATTTCCGTTTCAATATAGGACGGTACCGTAAATATCGATAAAATGACACCAGCACAAAAGAATGCCTATCTCGAGGCTCACATGGCTGTACAACAGCAGATGATGCAAGCAGCCCAGCAGCTTcatcaacaacagcagcaacagcaacaacaacaacaacaacagcagcagcagcagcagcagcaacaacaacaacaacagcaacagcatcaacagcagcagcagcagcaacagcatctATTGACTATCCCAAGTCACCATCTTCCAACACGTTCAGCGaaaaaatccaaattaaacAATCACGATAGTCAGCATGTGCAATTTCAACACCAACAGCAAGTCCAGCAGCACGTTGTTCAGGtaccacagcagcagcagcaacaccaCAGTCAGCAACAGCCGAACAACAACTCGGTTTCTGTTACCGCAGCTACTGTTCCAATCAGCATAACTCATTACGCGAATACCATCAAGGTGCCGCAGATTAACACCAGCTCAATATCTACCTCCACAAATACCAGCACCACGGGAGGGGATAGCAGTACCTTCACTGTACCGGACGACGTCGGTATGGGTTTTGAAGGTGGAGTACGCGTTCTTCAAAGTTTGGGGAATTGGTACATCGACAACCACACGAATTCTTGATTATACCTAACCGTTTCCTTTactctttcttcgtttttccaCGTCGGGCAGGTCTCCGGAGATTCCTCCGAATATTCCACGACCGAACTTAATTCCATTTACAGAGCCATATGCTGAAGGTGGATCGATGCACCCTGGCACGAGGTTGAAGGCACTGCAGCAGGTTCAACAATCGTCGGCCAAAAAGAATAGTACGAAACCCAAGAGCAGTATCAACAGTAACAATACGGGTCCACCGAAGCCGGTCTTTGAGTGTACAGTTTGTGGGAAGGGTTTAGCTAGAAAAGATAAACTGACAATCCATATGCGAATACATACAGGAGAAAAGCCGTACATCTGCGAGGTTTGTGATAGAGCATTCGCACGGCGAGATAAGCTGGTGATTCATATGAACAAGTTCAAACATGTCACTCCGACAAACATCGCACCGTTGGGCAAGCGCCAAAACCGTACGCCAACCATAGGTTTGAAATGTGACCAAGATTTCAACCGCTTTCTAATACATTTTTTGCAAATAACTAACattctcaattttatttttagttaaAAAGGAAGAACCAAAGAGCGAAGACAATAAACCGATTCTGATTGACCATCATGCCTTAGCGACGCAAACTTTAACCACGGTAGTCAATAGCATTTCAgctcaacagcaacagcagcagcaacaacaacaacaacacggcCAATCATCAACGCAGCTGTCCCAGGTGCCTCCTCCCTCGCAAGGGCAGCATGAACAACAACAGCAAACAAGCGGACCGCCCACCGCGGGGATGAGCAtatcgcagcagcagcagcagcaacaacaacaacatcaccATCAACTTTCGTGGACCTGTGAACTGTGCGGTAGGATGTTCCCCAGCCGGGAGGAATGGACCTTACACGCCAAAAGTCACTTGGAAGTAAGTTAAGACTGTGTTTTCGCTCACTCTTGTATCTTCAATCCGGATTTGACAGTTATCAAATTATTtaatttagaattttttttatgctaaaattttattatgtaATTCTGTTGTTCAGACTAACAGATAGGCTCCAAAGCAACGCTACTTACTTAATTCATCAATCAAGGTAAAGCCTGAATTTCCCATGCTCACTTAAAAGCCGACTTAGTCCGATTCGTGGCTTAATCTGCGCAATCTCTGTGGTCTCCTTCCAGCTTCTACCGCTTCGTTTCAGCCGGATCGCTATTGAGAAACACTTCTGGCGTTTttatataaggttttgcacgggcgagcataacctcacttctttgacgtttatcagtggtttgtttacatggacttggaacatgggttaacaagttgagactgaatattgcttaaggccttatcaatcagtcagaaaagcacaaaaattgtcattccgagtagtttggagggcgacactgctggataatacgcttttgaaacgtttaactccaatttatgcatgtCGCGtttgcctaacaaatagtaaacaaaccacgagtggatgtcaaatgggtgaattgcgttcattccggttcattcgtgacgtcaccttgcaaaaccttattgtgCCCCGCCCACAATTTGATTTTCATAGAATAAGCGTGCAACTGTTCATGGTGCAACTGCAGTTCATGATGTATCGCTCTCTCTGTGATCCCTCCGTTGGATGGGAAATATTAAGGGTGCACTGGTCTTTCACGAGCATGTTCGCAACtaacaataacatatttttatttatatcaacTTATTAATGACCCAAATTAGTTACCGAAATGTTTTGTGGCGCCAGAGGAATGCCGATCTTTTTATGGAGAGGAAAATTCGGTTTAACCAAACTCCAAAATAAGCCTGACTTCACCTTGTCGGATGTCTTATCAGTCATGATTAGCTTCGCACTTCGGATTATACCTTCAAGATTATCCCAGTTaacaccaaatcgtacatcaataatcgaaaattatcgttaataactcttaacaaattcggaatcgtaattaaagcttaataaagtccgcctaagatgattttcagtcgtatataatgataatagctgacatacatacgatactCAGCACAGAATCGTTTAGCAGTACGGAGCAGGTcgagcttaatcggatattgtcgtatataattacttatatcgattaaacgcgtatgtttattcctcatcacgtatatcgcctccaaaatagcacggatatgccaattttgcgcatcaaatacgatttattagcatgtatatatgtacgtaatgctgatttttaacttttatatgcatataaaaatgctagctgggatatTACTTGTATTACGGAAAAGCCGTCTTATTCTAAATGTAAGTTtggttaggtggcttgccgtcctaagacaaggcttgttgaataaagtttttcctatttactcggttgtgggctaccccCCTCCAATTCCTCGGTCAggttctccgccagatctcgctccacctaccGGATTTTAAGGAAACACTATAGGGCTGCGCACAATTAATACTTTATGGTAGCGTTGGAGTTTACGGCTGGTTATCCGTTTGATCCGTTTTGTACTAAATTTAAAAACGGACGCAAAACGGAAAGTGAACACACAATCAATCCGTTCGATGACACCAGAAAAGCAGCATTACCATATCACCAGATTTCGCTTAGATTTTGCAAAGTTTATTAATGAATTATTCCTACAGGTCAAACATGAAACCCTTTAAATGTATATACTGGCCTAATATGCCAGTCATCATATGTTCAACTCTCGGCTGGGCGGTCAATCGAGAGAGGATTGTTGTATTAACCTCGTAATTGCCCTGTACGCTAATAActtgctgtgaagtctgtcggtaaACAAGGGTCCAGTCTCAAAGGAATTTatatccaaggctttgctttgtttatcGATTgatacactgagaatataatttcgtattgtttttgaaaaaacattcgtaaaactatattcgtagctggtacaaataatttcataccatttaaaaactttcgtaggcttattgtctaccgcaaatgttgttattacgaatggttcgtattttttacgagagcactttcgtagctgtcttgcatcaaaACCTATTTaatgcacggttgttgtctggcatcattatcgacgaaaacgggatgcgaagaGTGTacgaagagaaaatagacttgtgcaattatgaccttcttggtatgcagtagctgtggttctgtggcTTGCGGCGTCGTCGGTTGTTCGTTaagaagtatgacaaacgagctcagtttgattcccgataaaatcagcaTTTTTTCAGAGACAATAAAGATTTCGCCAATTTTCaataggtgtcggtaatgtaacatactgacacctatcggaaaatagtgaaatctagtattatttttatccacagccttttcgtgcattcgtaaaatctacgaaccattttgtaaaatgcaatatttCGTACGAATAGAGCTTtgttactatgtacaaaacattcaggattgattttacgaatctacttcgtggtagaaaataacgaaagaattcgtaaagcaaacggtcgttttcgtactatacaccaagttttattatcagtgtaccAACTAAATTCTAGATGTTTTCCTCAAAAACGATGtgagtttttgttattttacttgATGACTTTACCTCTATACCTCTACCTTTAGTCAAACAGCGtgaaacgatttttttatttctgactGGCTGATTgctcgatcttactcggggcccctttgtctctcagttaCTTGTACATCTTTTATtgtaaccactgacgaactgacagcacacatagaagaaaatcctttaaaaaccatcgtcctacacattgtACTTGCACACTagtaccctctgttatgcatgttgcgaagtagcttgcatttgcagggttttatgctgtagggtttttacatttgtatggttttatactgaaaactcgaagcaacactcgcgcgccgcggtgtggccatgttgctaaacatgcttttttgaa contains these protein-coding regions:
- the LOC128746195 gene encoding alpha-protein kinase 1; amino-acid sequence: MSDLMITNQSEQLSDELNFTAFIDLCRFCSIKSGPRLNIFDKEAEQRQILFKIRTILPIVINKEDFLPKKICERCVNKIEQFFEWRSNCVQTDAVLRNYADSMRVVTATINFQDGTVNIDKMTPAQKNAYLEAHMAVQQQMMQAAQQLHQQQQQQQQQQQQQQQQQQQQQQQQQQQHQQQQQQQQHLLTIPSHHLPTRSAKKSKLNNHDSQHVQFQHQQQVQQHVVQVPQQQQQHHSQQQPNNNSVSVTAATVPISITHYANTIKVPQINTSSISTSTNTSTTGGDSSTFTVPDDVGMGFEGGVRVLQSLGNWSPEIPPNIPRPNLIPFTEPYAEGGSMHPGTRLKALQQVQQSSAKKNSTKPKSSINSNNTGPPKPVFECTVCGKGLARKDKLTIHMRIHTGEKPYICEVCDRAFARRDKLVIHMNKFKHVTPTNIAPLGKRQNRTPTIVKKEEPKSEDNKPILIDHHALATQTLTTVVNSISAQQQQQQQQQQQHGQSSTQLSQVPPPSQGQHEQQQQTSGPPTAGMSISQQQQQQQQQHHHQLSWTCELCGRMFPSREEWTLHAKSHLEVS